A genomic segment from Nicotiana sylvestris chromosome 1, ASM39365v2, whole genome shotgun sequence encodes:
- the LOC104225048 gene encoding uncharacterized protein, which yields MADRSNSTAITAATTTTAVKSIWVKQAEEAKLKSEAEKDAAAKAAFEATFKNVEASAAAAAAAAASDSDEDDEEYEQKRLAEKPIGPVDPTKCTAAGTGIAGGTACAPSTFTVVTKDSDGRKIPHGGAQVKVRVSPGVGVGGSDLEGIVKDMSDGTYTVSYIVQKRGNYMVNVECNGKPIMGSPFPVFFSTGSTTGGVLGVAPSTNFPNMVNQNMPNMPNYSGSVSGAVPGLLGMIPGIVPGASGGVVLPGIGASLGEVCREYLYGRCAKTDCKFNHPPHNLLMTALAATTSMGTLSQVPMAPSAAAMAAAQAIVAAQALQAHAQAQSAKDSSGTGDQDGKADSLKRTLQVSNLSPLLTVDQLKQLFGFYGTIVDCSITESKHFAYIEYSKPEEATAALALNNIEVGGRPLNVEMAKQLPPKPAVLNSSMGSSSLPLMMQQAVAMQQMQFQQALLMQQAMTAQQAANRAATMKSATDLAAARAAEISKKLKADGLLSDDKETDDKAKSPSADRARSRSRSPSKSRSKSRSPISYRRRPRSRSFSPLPRRTRDYRSRSPVRSRRYSGIEDERRSYRDVRYASDRGRRRDSVRFYDRRSPVSRRNRSRSTSPRTRKSYRADLGSPKRHRESSPVHKTSRASRRESLSPEHGRRSRSSPKDGERKSKYSRRSRSKSAEGRDQSDDKLEGSRDEKAKQKDQGRSPSPQVVEDAQKKMSPEVPEESKSKHGRTSRSRSPEEKHHSSRSREEKRKHHARRRSKSRSKSPEEKDQGRSASPQIVEDAQKKMSPEVLEESKSKHGRTSRSRSPEEKHRSGRSREEKRKHHVRRRSKSRSKSPEEKYHSSNKLDRGKGDKPKHRSRRHSKPRSRSPEEKHRSSDKLERSRKEKSKSRSKKRSRSRSVDDKQHSSKQSTRRSDDRRSRHRGRSRSKSAESRHGSGEDETIKDEVRGHRGHQKSSRRHDSNNGTSEASLIGEDPAKGM from the exons ATGGCTGATCGAAGCAATTCAACGGCGATTACGGCggcgacgacgacgacggcggTGAAGTCAATATGGGTGAAGCAAGCCGAGGAAGCGAAGCTGAAGAGCGAAGCGGAGAAAGACGCAGCCGCGAAAGCTGCATTCGAAGCCACATTCAAAAACGTCGAAGCTTCAGCCGCGGCGGCGGCGGCGGCCGCCGCATCCGACAGCGACGAAGATGATGAGGAGTACGAGCAGAAGAGGCTCGCCGAGAAGCCGATCGGTCCGGTTGACCCTACGAAATGCACGGCCGCCGGCACCGGAATCGCCGGCGGAACGGCGTGTGCTCCGTCGACGTTCACTGTTGTCACGAAGGACTCCGACGGTCGTAAGATTCCGCATGGTGGGGCCCAAGTTAAGGTTAGAGTTTCACCTGGTGTTGGAGTTGGAGGATCGGATTTGGAAGGGATAGTAAAGGATATGAGTGATGGGACGTACACAGTGAGTTATATTGTTCAGAAGAGAGGGAATTATATGGTGAATGTGGAATGTAATGGGAAGCCCATCATGGGTAGTCCTTTCCCTGTTTTCTTCAGCACAg GTAGTACTACTGGTGGAGTATTGGGTGTAGCACCATCAACCAATTTTCCAAATATGGTCAACCAGAACATGCCTAATATGCCAAACTATTCTGGTTCTGTATCTGGGGCTGTCCCAGGATTGCTCGGGATGATACCAGGTATTGTTCCTGGAGCTTCGGGAGGAGTAGTTTTACCTGGAATTGGGGCATCTCTTGGGGAAGTTTGTCGAGAATACCTTTACGGACGGTGTGCAAAAACTGACTGCAAATTCAATCATCCCCCTCACAATCTTCTAATGACTGCTCTAGCTGCGACTACCAGTATGGGAACTCTTAGTCAAGTGCCCATGGCACCTTCTGCGGCTGCAATGGCTGCTGCTCAGGCAATTGTTGCTGCTCAAGCTCTTCAAGCGCATGCACAAGCTCAGTCTGCAAAAGATTCCTCTG GAACAGGTGACCAAGATGGAAAGGCCGATTCCCTTAAAAGAACTCTGCAAGTCAGCAATCTCAGCCCACTTCTGACAGTGGATCAGTTGAAACAACTGTTTGGTTTCTATGGTACAATCGTTGATTGTAGCATTACTGAATCCAAACATTTTGCTTACATTGAATACTCAAAACCTGAAGAAGCAACTGCTGCTTTGGCGTTGAACAATATAGAAGTTGGTGGTCGCCCCTTAAATGTTGAAATGGCAAAGCAACTTCCTCCAAAGCCAGCTGTTTTAAATTCATCAATGGGTTCATCTTCTTTGCCCTTGATGATGCAGCAAGCAGTAGCAATGCAGCAGATGCAGTTTCAACAGGCCCTATTAATGCAGCAAGCTATGACTGCGCAGCAAGCAGCTAATCGAGCTGCAACCATGAAGAGTGCCACTGATTTGGCTGCCGCAAGAGCTGCAGAAATAAGCAAGAAGTTGAAAGCTGATGGTCTGCTTTCTGATGATAAGGAAACTGATGACAAGGCCAA GTCACCATCTGCTGATCGTGCTAGGTCAAGATCCAGGTCACCATCCAAATCAAGATCTAAGTCCAGATCTCCAATAAGTTATAGGCGAAGACCAAGATCCCGCTCTTTCTCTCCTCTGCCGCGGAGAACAAGAGATTATAGATCAAGGTCACCAGTAAGATCCCGTCGTTATTCAGGCATTGAAGATGAAAGGCGGTCATATAGGGATGTTAGATATGCTAGTGACAGAGGAAGAAGGCGGGATTCTGTTAGATTCTATGATCGTCGTTCTCCTGTTTCAAGGAGAAACCGAAGTAGGAGCACAAGTCCTCGAACTAGAAAATCTTACCGTGCTGATTTAGGCTCACCAAAACGCCACCGAGAAAGTAGTCCAGTTCACAAGACAAGTAGAGCTTCTCGCCGTGAGTCATTATCTCCTGAACATGGACGAAGAAGTAGGTCATCCCCAAAAGATGGTGAAAGAAAGTCAAAATATAGCAGGCGATCGAGATCAAAGTCTGCTGAAGGTAGGGACCAGTCTGATGACAAGCTTGAAGGAAGCAGGGATGAAAAAGCCAAGCAGAAGGACCAGGGAAGGTCACCATCACCACAGGTTGTTGAGGATGCACAGAAGAAAATGTCACCGGAAGTCCCAGAAGAAAGCAAGTCAAAGCATGGAAGAACCTCCAGGTCCAGGTCTCCAGAAGAGAAGCATCATTCTAGCAGAAgcagagaagagaaaagaaagcaTCATGCTAGAAGGCGCTCCAAGTCAAGGTCCAAATCTCCTGAAGAGAAAGATCAGGGAAGGTCAGCATCACCACAGATTGTTGAGGATGCACAGAAGAAAATGTCACCAGAAGTGCTGGAAGAAAGCAAGTCAAAGCATGGAAGAACCTCCAGGTCCAGGTCTCCAGAAGAGAAGCATCGTTCTGGCAGAAgcagagaagagaaaagaaagcaCCATGTTAGAAGGCGCTCCAAGTCAAGGTCCAAATCTCCTGAAGAGAAATATCACTCAAGTAATAAATTAGATAGAGGTAAAGGAGATAAGCCAAAGCATCGAAGTAGAAGGCATTCAAAGCCAAGGTCCAGATCTCCTGAAGAAAAACATCGTTCAAGTGATAAATTGGAAAGGAGCAGAAAAGAGAAGTCAAAGAGTCGTAGTAAAAAGCGGTCCAGGTCAAGATCTGTCGATGATAAGCAGCACAGCAGTAAACAGTCTACAAGGCGTTCCGATGACCGACGATCAAGACACAGGGGACGCTCTAGATCAAAATCTGCTGAAAGTAGGCATGGATCAGGTGAAGATGAAACCATAAAGGATGAAGTGAGAGGTCATAGGGGTCACCAGAAAAGTTCCAGGCGGCATGACAGTAATAATGGAACAAGTGAAGCTAGCTTGATTGGAGAAGATCCTGCTAAGGGAATGTGA
- the LOC138890275 gene encoding secreted RxLR effector protein 161-like, with protein MAKMVTVRSVIAVEASKHWHIYQMDVPIAFLQDDLFEELYMHLPEGYIIKRSLRPKGAKPISTLLECNQRLTTAEFDEAVLCSDDGTGAKVKDCVLPDPEPYQRLVGRLLYLTMTRPDIAYVVHVLSLFMHKPKISHMDAALRVIKYVKNAPELGLLMSSQQSDNLIAFCDLDWASCLQSRKSITGYLAKFGNSLISWKSKKQNTVSRSSAEVEFRSMASIVAEVLWLGLIQTHHISTKAQLEDILTK; from the exons ATGGCCAAGATGGTCACTGTTAGATCAGTCATAGCAGTAGAAGCTTCTAAGCATTGGCACATTTATCAAATGGATGTGCCCATTGCTTTCTTGCAAGATGACTTATTTGAGGAACTGTACATGCATCTCCCAGAAGGATACATCATCAAGAGGAGTCTAAGACCAAA GGGAGCTAAGCCAATATCTACCCTATTAGAATGCAATCAAAGGCTAACTACAGCAGAATTTGATGAGGCTGTCTTGTGCTCTGATGATGGCACAGGTGCAAAGGTCAAGGACTGTGTGTTGCCTGATCCTGAACCTTATCAAAGGTTAGTAGGCAGGCTATTATATCTAACTATGACCAGGCCTGATATAGCTTATGTTGTTCATGTTCTAAGTCTGTTCATGCATAAGCCTAAAATATCTCATATGGATGCAGCTCTAAGGGTGATTAAATATGTCAAAAATGCACCAGAATTAGGCTTATTAATGTCTTCACAACAGTCTGATAACTTGATAGCCTTTTGTGACTTAGACTGGGCCTCTTGTCTTCAGTCCAGGAAGTCTATTACAGGCTATCTAGCCAAGTTTGGAAACTCTTTAATTTCATGGAAATCTAAGAAGCAAAACACAGTTTCTAGAAGCTCAGCTGAAGTAGAGTTCAGAAGCATGGCTTCCATAGTTGCAGAGGTTTTATGGTTA GGTCTCATTCAAACTCACCATATCAGCACCAAAGCTCAGTTAGAAGATATACTCACTAAATGA